Proteins co-encoded in one Conger conger chromosome 4, fConCon1.1, whole genome shotgun sequence genomic window:
- the akr1a1b gene encoding aldo-keto reductase family 1 member A1-B isoform X1, giving the protein MYFCIGNNLLRRCIENTQFAYVFYTKQHIQPALIRRFISNSLKCRKQIPQSSMNDFAVLSTGRKMPLLGLGTWKSEPGKVKQAVILALQAGYRHIDCASIYGNEAEIGEALQDTLGPDKGLRREDVFVTSKLWNTQHHPEDVEPALLKTLKELRLDYLDLYLIHWPYAFQRGDMLFPKREDGTMLYDDIDYKLTWAAMEKLVGKGLVRAIGLSNFNSRQIDDVLSIASIKPSVLQVEGHPYLAQVELLAHCRERGLVMTAYSPLGSPDRAWKHPDEPVLLDEPAITALAQKYNRSPAQIILRWQTQRGVVTIPKSVTESRIKENIQVFDFTLDAEEVKSVTALNRGWRYIVPTITVNGKPVPRDGGHPHYPFSDPY; this is encoded by the exons ATGTATTTTTGTATAGGTAATAATTTGCTACGTAGGTGCATAGAGAACACACAGTTCGCCTACGTGTTCTACACAAAGCAACATATACAGCCAGCTTTGATTCGCCGTTTTATTTCCAATTCTTTAAAATGTAGGAAACAG ATACCCCAGTCCAGTATGAATGACTTTGCGGTCCTCAGCACTGGTCGGAAGATGCCCCTCCTTGGATTGGGGACATGGAAGAGTGAGCCTGGGAAG GTGAAGCAGGCAGTGATCTTGGCTCTGCAGGCTGGTTACCGGCATATTGACTGTGCTTCCATTTATGGCAATGAGGCAGAGATAGGAGAGGCTCTGCAGGATACACTAGGGCCAGACAAG GGTTTGAGGCGGGAGGATGTATTTGTCACCTCCAAGCTGTGGAACACACAGCATCACCCTGAGGATGTGGAGCCAGCCCTGCTGAAGACGCTGAAGGAGCTGAGGCTGGACTACCTCGACCTCTACCTCATCCACTGGCCCTACGCCTTCCA ACGTGGTGACATGTTGTTTCCCAAGAGAGAAGATGGCACAATGCTCTACGATGACATCGATTACAAGCTGACGTGGGCAGCCATGGAGAAGCTTGTGGGAAAAGGTCTGGTGCGGGCAATTGGCCTCTCCAACTTCAACAGCCGGCAAATTGATGATGTCCTCTCCATCGCCAGCATTAAGCCAAGTGTACTGCAG GTGGAGGGTCATCCATACCTTGCTCAAGTAGAGCTACTGGCGCACTGCCGTGAACGAGGCCTGGTGATGACCGCCTACAGCCCACTGGGGTCCCCTGACCGGGCCTGGAAACACCCCGATGAGCCTGTGCTGCTGGATGAGCCGGCCATCACTGCCCTGGCACAGAAGTACAACCGGTCCCCCGCACAGATCATTCTCCG GTGGCAGACTCAGCGAGGTGTGGTGACAATTCCCAAAAGCGTAACAGAGTCACGCATCAAAGAGAACATCCAG GTGTTTGATTTCACTCTTGACGCAGAGGAAGTGAAGAGTGTAACAGCACTTAACAGAGGCTGGCGTTACATTGTGCCTACCATCACA GTCAATGGGAAGCCTGTTCCCAGGGATGGTGGACATCCTCACTACCCCTTCAGTGACCCCTACTGA
- the nasp gene encoding nuclear autoantigenic sperm protein isoform X1: MPEDTPAPSTTGSMEEKPCSSSAADSSDVMDEAKKLIGTGNRHLVMGDVVSAVNVFQEACGMLAEKYGDTADECGEAFFLCGKSLLELARMENTVLGNALEGVPEESSEEGEKLDNSKIESADNLDEKTRDELRVQVYSAMAEKEKSEADGAEDKMETEEQGGVAQSPAKDGKGEVTESTVNGMDVAGATAVQSPKKEKDGVPLASSLNKNKLPECCPKSPSKNEGNVPEAPSSNKDEGGIPEALSPSKKEGGVPEAPSNKDEGGVPVVPSPSKNEGGVSEAPSNKDEGPVPVAPSPSKNEGGVSEAPSKKDEGPVPVAPSPSKNEGGVSEAPSKKDEGGVSEAPSKKDEGGVSEAPSKKDEGGVSEAPSKKDEGGVSEAPSKKDEGGVSEAPSKKDEGGVSEAPSQKDEGGVSEAPSKKDEGGVSEAPSKKDEGGVPVAPSPTKDDSGIPLVPSPKKGEIGVAVVPSPKDEVKGAEGQSAEKVAEVEEPCDDEKMDEGGEDDDDDDDDEDGEGTADDKESEEEEVGNLQLAWEMLEVAKVIYKRKEDKEDQLMAAQAHLKLGEVGAESGNYIQALEDFQECLNLQLKHLPPHSRLLAETHYQLGVTFSYTTQYAQAIQHFNSSIQVIESRLAMLQEAIDKAEDTDGATEEKRETEELKQLLPDIREKVEDARESQKTAGAASVAIQQTLSGASTSAFSGENGGTSSSTLSQISVAPTDGAASKSASDISHLVRKKRKPEEEGPVKDSGAKKAKQEATVNGNGDSASNGNGVQEKMEQDEPVKPSTTVETS, translated from the exons ATGCCCGAGGATACTCCAGCTCCTTCAACCACAGGAAG CATGGAGGAAAAGCCCTGCTCGTCAAGCGCCGCTGACAG CTCTGATGTCATGGATGAGGCCAAAAAGCTGATTGGCACTGGAAACCGGCATCTGGTTATGGGGGATGTGGTGTCTGCAGTTAATGTGTTCCAGGAGGCCTGTGGCATGCT AGCAGAGAAATATGGAGACACGGCAGATGAATGTGGAGAAGCATTCTTTTTGTGTGGAAAGTCTCTTCTGGAACTAGCAAG GATGGAGAATACTGTCCTTGGCAATGCTCTGGAAGGAGTTCCTGAGGAGTCTTCTGAGGAAGGGGAGAAGCTAGACAACTCCAAAATAGAGAGTGCAGATAACTTAGATG AAAAAACTAGGGATGAGCTTCGCGTGCAAGTTTACAGTGCCATGGCAGAGAAGGAAAAAAGCGAAGCTGATGGTGCCGAGGATAAGATGGAGACTGAGGAACAGGGTGGTGTTGCCCAGTCCCCTGCCAAAGATGGAAAGGGGGAAGTTACTGAGTCTACTGTGAATGGAATGGATGTGGCTGGTGCTACTGCTGTACAATCTCCCAAGAAGGAAAAGGATGGTGTTCCCCTGGCTTCGTCACTCAATAAGAATAAGCTGCCGGAATGCTGCCCTAAATCTCCCAGCAAAAATGAAGGGAATGTTCCTGAAGCTCCATCTTCCAATAAGGATGAGGGTGGAATTCCTGaagctctctctcccagcaaaaaggagggtggagttcCTGAAGCTCCTTCCAATAAGGATGAGGGTGGAGTTCCTGTGGTTCCCTCTCCCAGCAAAAATGAGGGCGGTGTTTCTGAAGCTCCTTCCAATAAGGATGAGGGCCCTGTTCCTGTGGCTCCATCTCCCAGCAAAAATGAGGGTGGTGTTTCTGAAGCTCCTTCCAAAAAGGATGAGGGCCCTGTTCCTGTGGCTCCATCTCCCAGCAAAAATGAGGGTGGTGTTTCTGAAGCTCCTTCCAAGAAGGATGAGGGCGGTGTTTCTGAAGCTCCTTCCAAGAAGGATGAGGGCGGTGTTTCTGAAGCTCCTTCCAAGAAGGATGAGGGCGGTGTTTCTGAAGCTCCTTCCAAGAAGGATGAGGGCGGTGTTTCTGAAGCTCCTTCCAAGAAGGATGAGGGAGGTGTTTCTGAAGCTCCTTCCAAGAAGGATGAGGGCGGTGTTTCTGAAGCTCCTTCCCAGAAGGATGAGGGTGGTGTTTCTGAAGCTCCTTCCAAGAAGGATGAGGGCGGTGTTTCTGAAGCTCCTTCCAAGAAGGATGAGGGCGGTGTTCCTGTGGCTCCATCTCCAACAAAGGATGACAGTGGTATTCCCTTGGTGCCGTCTCCCAAGAAGGGTGAGATTGGTGTTGCTGTTGTGCCATCTCCCAAGGATGAGGTGAAAGGAGCTGAAGGTCAGAGtgcagagaaggtggcagaggtGGAAGAACCTTGTGACGATGAAAAGATGGATGAGGGTGGAG AGGATGACgacgacgacgatgatgatgaagatggagAGGGCACTGCTGACGAtaag gagagtgaggaagaggaggtggggAACCTGCAGTTGGCCTGGGAGATGTTGGAAGTGGCTAAAGTCATCTACAAAAG GAAAGAGGACAAGGAGGACCAGTTAATGGCAGCACAAGCACACCTCAAGCTTGGGGAAGTTGGTGCTGAATCAG GCAATTACATTCAGGCCTTGGAGGACTTCCAGGAATGCCTGAACTTGCAGCTGAAGCACCTGCCCCCCCACAGTCGCTTGTTGGCTGAGACACACTACCAGCTGGGCGTGACCTTCAGCTATACCACTCAGTACGCCCAGGCCATCCAGCACTTTAACAGCTCCATCCAGGTCATCGAGAGCCGACTAG CAATGCTCCAGGAGGCCATTGACAAGGCAGAGGACACAGACGGAGCTACAGAAGAGAAACGGGAGACTGAGGAGCTGAAGCAGCTGCTGCCTGACATTAGAGAGAAGGTGGAGGACGCCCGGGAGAGCCAGAAGACTGCCGGAGCAGCCTCGGTGGCCATACAGCAGACCCTG TCTGGGGCCTCCACTTCTGCTTTTTCAGGTGAAAACGGTGGAACCTCATCATCTACTCTAAGCCAG ATCTCTGTGGCACCTACTGATGGAGCTGCCTCCAAATCTGCATCGGACATCTCTCACTTGGTCAGGAAGAAG AGGAAACCAGAGGAGGAGGGCCCAGTAAAGGACAGTGGTGCTAAAAAAGCCAAACAGGAGGCCACAGTTAATGGCAACGGAGACTCCGCCAGCAACGGCAATGGAGTCCAGGAGAAAATGGAGCAGGATGAG
- the akr1a1b gene encoding aldo-keto reductase family 1 member A1-B isoform X2, translating into MNDFAVLSTGRKMPLLGLGTWKSEPGKVKQAVILALQAGYRHIDCASIYGNEAEIGEALQDTLGPDKGLRREDVFVTSKLWNTQHHPEDVEPALLKTLKELRLDYLDLYLIHWPYAFQRGDMLFPKREDGTMLYDDIDYKLTWAAMEKLVGKGLVRAIGLSNFNSRQIDDVLSIASIKPSVLQVEGHPYLAQVELLAHCRERGLVMTAYSPLGSPDRAWKHPDEPVLLDEPAITALAQKYNRSPAQIILRWQTQRGVVTIPKSVTESRIKENIQVFDFTLDAEEVKSVTALNRGWRYIVPTITVNGKPVPRDGGHPHYPFSDPY; encoded by the exons ATGAATGACTTTGCGGTCCTCAGCACTGGTCGGAAGATGCCCCTCCTTGGATTGGGGACATGGAAGAGTGAGCCTGGGAAG GTGAAGCAGGCAGTGATCTTGGCTCTGCAGGCTGGTTACCGGCATATTGACTGTGCTTCCATTTATGGCAATGAGGCAGAGATAGGAGAGGCTCTGCAGGATACACTAGGGCCAGACAAG GGTTTGAGGCGGGAGGATGTATTTGTCACCTCCAAGCTGTGGAACACACAGCATCACCCTGAGGATGTGGAGCCAGCCCTGCTGAAGACGCTGAAGGAGCTGAGGCTGGACTACCTCGACCTCTACCTCATCCACTGGCCCTACGCCTTCCA ACGTGGTGACATGTTGTTTCCCAAGAGAGAAGATGGCACAATGCTCTACGATGACATCGATTACAAGCTGACGTGGGCAGCCATGGAGAAGCTTGTGGGAAAAGGTCTGGTGCGGGCAATTGGCCTCTCCAACTTCAACAGCCGGCAAATTGATGATGTCCTCTCCATCGCCAGCATTAAGCCAAGTGTACTGCAG GTGGAGGGTCATCCATACCTTGCTCAAGTAGAGCTACTGGCGCACTGCCGTGAACGAGGCCTGGTGATGACCGCCTACAGCCCACTGGGGTCCCCTGACCGGGCCTGGAAACACCCCGATGAGCCTGTGCTGCTGGATGAGCCGGCCATCACTGCCCTGGCACAGAAGTACAACCGGTCCCCCGCACAGATCATTCTCCG GTGGCAGACTCAGCGAGGTGTGGTGACAATTCCCAAAAGCGTAACAGAGTCACGCATCAAAGAGAACATCCAG GTGTTTGATTTCACTCTTGACGCAGAGGAAGTGAAGAGTGTAACAGCACTTAACAGAGGCTGGCGTTACATTGTGCCTACCATCACA GTCAATGGGAAGCCTGTTCCCAGGGATGGTGGACATCCTCACTACCCCTTCAGTGACCCCTACTGA
- the nasp gene encoding nuclear autoantigenic sperm protein isoform X2 produces the protein MPEDTPAPSTTGSMEEKPCSSSAADSSDVMDEAKKLIGTGNRHLVMGDVVSAVNVFQEACGMLAEKYGDTADECGEAFFLCGKSLLELARMENTVLGNALEGVPEESSEEGEKLDNSKIESADNLDEKTRDELRVQVYSAMAEKEKSEADGAEDKMETEEQGGVAQSPAKDGKGEVTESTVNGMDVAGATAVQSPKKEKDGVPLASSLNKNKLPECCPKSPSKNEGNVPEAPSSNKDEGGIPEALSPSKKEGGVPEAPSNKDEGGVPVVPSPSKNEGGVSEAPSNKDEGPVPVAPSPSKNEGGVSEAPSKKDEGPVPVAPSPSKNEGGVSEAPSKKDEGGVSEAPSKKDEGGVSEAPSKKDEGGVSEAPSKKDEGGVSEAPSKKDEGGVSEAPSKKDEGGVSEAPSQKDEGGVSEAPSKKDEGGVSEAPSKKDEGGVPVAPSPTKDDSGIPLVPSPKKGEIGVAVVPSPKDEVKGAEGQSAEKVAEVEEPCDDEKMDEGGEDDDDDDDDEDGEGTADDKESEEEEVGNLQLAWEMLEVAKVIYKRKEDKEDQLMAAQAHLKLGEVGAESGNYIQALEDFQECLNLQLKHLPPHSRLLAETHYQLGVTFSYTTQYAQAIQHFNSSIQVIESRLAMLQEAIDKAEDTDGATEEKRETEELKQLLPDIREKVEDARESQKTAGAASVAIQQTLSGASTSAFSGENGGTSSSTLSQISVAPTDGAASKSASDISHLVRKKPVKPSTTVETS, from the exons ATGCCCGAGGATACTCCAGCTCCTTCAACCACAGGAAG CATGGAGGAAAAGCCCTGCTCGTCAAGCGCCGCTGACAG CTCTGATGTCATGGATGAGGCCAAAAAGCTGATTGGCACTGGAAACCGGCATCTGGTTATGGGGGATGTGGTGTCTGCAGTTAATGTGTTCCAGGAGGCCTGTGGCATGCT AGCAGAGAAATATGGAGACACGGCAGATGAATGTGGAGAAGCATTCTTTTTGTGTGGAAAGTCTCTTCTGGAACTAGCAAG GATGGAGAATACTGTCCTTGGCAATGCTCTGGAAGGAGTTCCTGAGGAGTCTTCTGAGGAAGGGGAGAAGCTAGACAACTCCAAAATAGAGAGTGCAGATAACTTAGATG AAAAAACTAGGGATGAGCTTCGCGTGCAAGTTTACAGTGCCATGGCAGAGAAGGAAAAAAGCGAAGCTGATGGTGCCGAGGATAAGATGGAGACTGAGGAACAGGGTGGTGTTGCCCAGTCCCCTGCCAAAGATGGAAAGGGGGAAGTTACTGAGTCTACTGTGAATGGAATGGATGTGGCTGGTGCTACTGCTGTACAATCTCCCAAGAAGGAAAAGGATGGTGTTCCCCTGGCTTCGTCACTCAATAAGAATAAGCTGCCGGAATGCTGCCCTAAATCTCCCAGCAAAAATGAAGGGAATGTTCCTGAAGCTCCATCTTCCAATAAGGATGAGGGTGGAATTCCTGaagctctctctcccagcaaaaaggagggtggagttcCTGAAGCTCCTTCCAATAAGGATGAGGGTGGAGTTCCTGTGGTTCCCTCTCCCAGCAAAAATGAGGGCGGTGTTTCTGAAGCTCCTTCCAATAAGGATGAGGGCCCTGTTCCTGTGGCTCCATCTCCCAGCAAAAATGAGGGTGGTGTTTCTGAAGCTCCTTCCAAAAAGGATGAGGGCCCTGTTCCTGTGGCTCCATCTCCCAGCAAAAATGAGGGTGGTGTTTCTGAAGCTCCTTCCAAGAAGGATGAGGGCGGTGTTTCTGAAGCTCCTTCCAAGAAGGATGAGGGCGGTGTTTCTGAAGCTCCTTCCAAGAAGGATGAGGGCGGTGTTTCTGAAGCTCCTTCCAAGAAGGATGAGGGCGGTGTTTCTGAAGCTCCTTCCAAGAAGGATGAGGGAGGTGTTTCTGAAGCTCCTTCCAAGAAGGATGAGGGCGGTGTTTCTGAAGCTCCTTCCCAGAAGGATGAGGGTGGTGTTTCTGAAGCTCCTTCCAAGAAGGATGAGGGCGGTGTTTCTGAAGCTCCTTCCAAGAAGGATGAGGGCGGTGTTCCTGTGGCTCCATCTCCAACAAAGGATGACAGTGGTATTCCCTTGGTGCCGTCTCCCAAGAAGGGTGAGATTGGTGTTGCTGTTGTGCCATCTCCCAAGGATGAGGTGAAAGGAGCTGAAGGTCAGAGtgcagagaaggtggcagaggtGGAAGAACCTTGTGACGATGAAAAGATGGATGAGGGTGGAG AGGATGACgacgacgacgatgatgatgaagatggagAGGGCACTGCTGACGAtaag gagagtgaggaagaggaggtggggAACCTGCAGTTGGCCTGGGAGATGTTGGAAGTGGCTAAAGTCATCTACAAAAG GAAAGAGGACAAGGAGGACCAGTTAATGGCAGCACAAGCACACCTCAAGCTTGGGGAAGTTGGTGCTGAATCAG GCAATTACATTCAGGCCTTGGAGGACTTCCAGGAATGCCTGAACTTGCAGCTGAAGCACCTGCCCCCCCACAGTCGCTTGTTGGCTGAGACACACTACCAGCTGGGCGTGACCTTCAGCTATACCACTCAGTACGCCCAGGCCATCCAGCACTTTAACAGCTCCATCCAGGTCATCGAGAGCCGACTAG CAATGCTCCAGGAGGCCATTGACAAGGCAGAGGACACAGACGGAGCTACAGAAGAGAAACGGGAGACTGAGGAGCTGAAGCAGCTGCTGCCTGACATTAGAGAGAAGGTGGAGGACGCCCGGGAGAGCCAGAAGACTGCCGGAGCAGCCTCGGTGGCCATACAGCAGACCCTG TCTGGGGCCTCCACTTCTGCTTTTTCAGGTGAAAACGGTGGAACCTCATCATCTACTCTAAGCCAG ATCTCTGTGGCACCTACTGATGGAGCTGCCTCCAAATCTGCATCGGACATCTCTCACTTGGTCAGGAAGAAG
- the akr1a1b gene encoding aldo-keto reductase family 1 member A1-B isoform X3, whose product MPASRRGDMLFPKREDGTMLYDDIDYKLTWAAMEKLVGKGLVRAIGLSNFNSRQIDDVLSIASIKPSVLQVEGHPYLAQVELLAHCRERGLVMTAYSPLGSPDRAWKHPDEPVLLDEPAITALAQKYNRSPAQIILRWQTQRGVVTIPKSVTESRIKENIQVFDFTLDAEEVKSVTALNRGWRYIVPTITVNGKPVPRDGGHPHYPFSDPY is encoded by the exons atgcctgcatcaag ACGTGGTGACATGTTGTTTCCCAAGAGAGAAGATGGCACAATGCTCTACGATGACATCGATTACAAGCTGACGTGGGCAGCCATGGAGAAGCTTGTGGGAAAAGGTCTGGTGCGGGCAATTGGCCTCTCCAACTTCAACAGCCGGCAAATTGATGATGTCCTCTCCATCGCCAGCATTAAGCCAAGTGTACTGCAG GTGGAGGGTCATCCATACCTTGCTCAAGTAGAGCTACTGGCGCACTGCCGTGAACGAGGCCTGGTGATGACCGCCTACAGCCCACTGGGGTCCCCTGACCGGGCCTGGAAACACCCCGATGAGCCTGTGCTGCTGGATGAGCCGGCCATCACTGCCCTGGCACAGAAGTACAACCGGTCCCCCGCACAGATCATTCTCCG GTGGCAGACTCAGCGAGGTGTGGTGACAATTCCCAAAAGCGTAACAGAGTCACGCATCAAAGAGAACATCCAG GTGTTTGATTTCACTCTTGACGCAGAGGAAGTGAAGAGTGTAACAGCACTTAACAGAGGCTGGCGTTACATTGTGCCTACCATCACA GTCAATGGGAAGCCTGTTCCCAGGGATGGTGGACATCCTCACTACCCCTTCAGTGACCCCTACTGA
- the LOC133125862 gene encoding peroxiredoxin-1, producing MAAGEARIGKLAPDFKSTAVMPDGQFKEIKISDYKGKYVVFFFYPMDFTFVCPTEIIAFSDAAEEFRKIDCEVIGASVDSHFCHLAWINKPRKQGGLGPMKIPLVADAQHSISKAYGVLKEDEGLAYRGLFIIDDKGILRQITINDLPVGRSVDETLRLVQAFQFTDKHGEVCPAGWKPGSDTIKPDVQKSKEFFSKQ from the exons ATGGCTGCAGGTGAAGCTCGCATTGGGAAACTGGCCCCTGACTTCAAATCAACAGCCGTAATGCCGGACGGCCAATTCAAGGAAATCAAGATTTCCGACTACAAAG GAAAGTATGTGGTATTTTTCTTCTACCCAATGGACTTCACCTTTGTGTGTCCCACTGAGATCATTGCATTCAGTGATGCTGCTGAAGAGTTCAGGAAGATTGACTGTGAAGTCATTGGTGCTTCTGTGGACTCTCACTTCTGCCATCTTGCCTG GATCAACAAGCCCCGCAAGCAGGGTGGTTTGGGCCCCATGAAGATCCCACTGGTAGCTGACGCACAGCACTCAATCTCCAAGGCCTATGGCGTGCTGAAGGAAGACGAAGGCCTTGCCTACAG GGGACTGTTTATCATTGATGATAAGGGTATCCTGAGGCAGATTACCATCAATGATCTGCCAGTGGGTCGCTCCGTGGACGAGACGCTTCGCCTGGTGCAGGCCTTTCAGTTTACAGACAAGCATGGAGAAG TGTGCCCCGCTGGCTGGAAACCTGGAAGTGACACCATCAAGCCTGATGTCCAGAAGAGCAAAGAGTTCTTCTCCAAACAATAA
- the nasp gene encoding nuclear autoantigenic sperm protein isoform X3: protein MPEDTPAPSTTGSMEEKPCSSSAADSSDVMDEAKKLIGTGNRHLVMGDVVSAVNVFQEACGMLAEKYGDTADECGEAFFLCGKSLLELARMENTVLGNALEGVPEESSEEGEKLDNSKIESADNLDEDDDDDDDDEDGEGTADDKESEEEEVGNLQLAWEMLEVAKVIYKRKEDKEDQLMAAQAHLKLGEVGAESGNYIQALEDFQECLNLQLKHLPPHSRLLAETHYQLGVTFSYTTQYAQAIQHFNSSIQVIESRLAMLQEAIDKAEDTDGATEEKRETEELKQLLPDIREKVEDARESQKTAGAASVAIQQTLSGASTSAFSGENGGTSSSTLSQISVAPTDGAASKSASDISHLVRKKRKPEEEGPVKDSGAKKAKQEATVNGNGDSASNGNGVQEKMEQDEPVKPSTTVETS from the exons ATGCCCGAGGATACTCCAGCTCCTTCAACCACAGGAAG CATGGAGGAAAAGCCCTGCTCGTCAAGCGCCGCTGACAG CTCTGATGTCATGGATGAGGCCAAAAAGCTGATTGGCACTGGAAACCGGCATCTGGTTATGGGGGATGTGGTGTCTGCAGTTAATGTGTTCCAGGAGGCCTGTGGCATGCT AGCAGAGAAATATGGAGACACGGCAGATGAATGTGGAGAAGCATTCTTTTTGTGTGGAAAGTCTCTTCTGGAACTAGCAAG GATGGAGAATACTGTCCTTGGCAATGCTCTGGAAGGAGTTCCTGAGGAGTCTTCTGAGGAAGGGGAGAAGCTAGACAACTCCAAAATAGAGAGTGCAGATAACTTAGATG AGGATGACgacgacgacgatgatgatgaagatggagAGGGCACTGCTGACGAtaag gagagtgaggaagaggaggtggggAACCTGCAGTTGGCCTGGGAGATGTTGGAAGTGGCTAAAGTCATCTACAAAAG GAAAGAGGACAAGGAGGACCAGTTAATGGCAGCACAAGCACACCTCAAGCTTGGGGAAGTTGGTGCTGAATCAG GCAATTACATTCAGGCCTTGGAGGACTTCCAGGAATGCCTGAACTTGCAGCTGAAGCACCTGCCCCCCCACAGTCGCTTGTTGGCTGAGACACACTACCAGCTGGGCGTGACCTTCAGCTATACCACTCAGTACGCCCAGGCCATCCAGCACTTTAACAGCTCCATCCAGGTCATCGAGAGCCGACTAG CAATGCTCCAGGAGGCCATTGACAAGGCAGAGGACACAGACGGAGCTACAGAAGAGAAACGGGAGACTGAGGAGCTGAAGCAGCTGCTGCCTGACATTAGAGAGAAGGTGGAGGACGCCCGGGAGAGCCAGAAGACTGCCGGAGCAGCCTCGGTGGCCATACAGCAGACCCTG TCTGGGGCCTCCACTTCTGCTTTTTCAGGTGAAAACGGTGGAACCTCATCATCTACTCTAAGCCAG ATCTCTGTGGCACCTACTGATGGAGCTGCCTCCAAATCTGCATCGGACATCTCTCACTTGGTCAGGAAGAAG AGGAAACCAGAGGAGGAGGGCCCAGTAAAGGACAGTGGTGCTAAAAAAGCCAAACAGGAGGCCACAGTTAATGGCAACGGAGACTCCGCCAGCAACGGCAATGGAGTCCAGGAGAAAATGGAGCAGGATGAG